A window of Infirmifilum lucidum contains these coding sequences:
- a CDS encoding class I SAM-dependent methyltransferase: MPSLRELLKGTLPEDLLRLVPSSFDIIGSREGAVAVVEMHEALEPYKGIIAEKIMELHKNVRAVYRKVGGREGEYRLRELELIGGEEVGEVLHREHGYLLKLDVTRVYFSPREATERQRVASKVQPGEFVIVMFAGVGPFAIAIARRQPLVEKVIAIEINPIAYRYMVENVRLNKLEEKVVPILGDVREEAPKFAEKADRVVMPLPKGAYMYLHEAFTCFKKKGGVLHFYFWDREDDLFKRGFELVRRAAEEHGFEAELLEARIVSPYAPRVYKLAFDVKVHSKSL, encoded by the coding sequence GTGCCGTCTCTGAGAGAGTTGCTGAAGGGCACCCTACCGGAAGACCTGTTAAGGCTCGTCCCGTCGAGCTTCGACATCATAGGCTCCAGGGAGGGCGCCGTTGCGGTCGTGGAGATGCACGAGGCGCTTGAGCCGTACAAGGGGATTATTGCAGAGAAGATAATGGAGCTACACAAGAACGTCAGAGCTGTGTATAGGAAGGTTGGTGGAAGAGAGGGGGAGTATAGGTTGAGGGAGCTGGAGCTGATAGGCGGGGAAGAAGTCGGGGAAGTCTTACACAGAGAGCACGGTTACCTCCTTAAGCTTGATGTCACGAGAGTGTACTTCTCGCCTCGCGAAGCTACCGAGAGGCAGAGGGTTGCAAGCAAAGTTCAACCCGGCGAGTTTGTCATCGTAATGTTTGCGGGAGTGGGGCCATTCGCCATAGCTATAGCGAGGAGACAGCCCCTCGTCGAGAAGGTAATTGCCATTGAAATTAACCCAATAGCGTACCGCTACATGGTGGAGAATGTCCGGCTCAACAAGCTCGAGGAGAAGGTGGTTCCTATACTCGGTGATGTCCGAGAAGAGGCGCCGAAGTTTGCGGAGAAAGCTGACAGGGTCGTGATGCCTCTACCCAAGGGAGCTTATATGTACCTTCACGAAGCCTTCACTTGCTTCAAGAAAAAGGGTGGCGTGCTACACTTCTACTTCTGGGATCGCGAAGACGACTTATTTAAGAGGGGCTTCGAGCTTGTCAGGCGTGCAGCAGAAGAGCATGGGTTCGAGGCAGAACTGCTGGAGGCGCGTATAGTATCGCCCTACGCGCCCAGGGTCTACAAGCTGGCCTTCGACGTTAAGGTTCATAGCAAAAGCTTATAA
- a CDS encoding V-type ATP synthase subunit F, translating into MFKAGMRLRIGAVVLEDLEGAIAGSGVDKVYVVAGPQEALRVIEEVVKRRDVDLLLVDDVLVSQIGKSKLAEIKYRNPFPAIVELETNRVPRPVNS; encoded by the coding sequence GTGTTTAAAGCGGGTATGAGGCTGAGGATAGGCGCAGTGGTGTTAGAGGATCTGGAGGGGGCAATTGCTGGGAGCGGAGTCGACAAAGTGTACGTTGTCGCGGGGCCTCAAGAGGCACTTAGAGTAATAGAGGAAGTTGTGAAGAGGAGAGATGTAGACCTGCTCCTCGTGGACGACGTTCTGGTTAGCCAGATAGGCAAGAGTAAACTGGCAGAAATCAAGTATAGGAATCCTTTCCCAGCGATCGTAGAGCTGGAGACAAACAGAGTGCCGAGGCCAGTAAATTCCTAG
- a CDS encoding V-type ATP synthase subunit E produces MSASKSLMEVIIEELRTAAEEEYRRILKEAEEQAQKIVQEATLKADEIRAQRVKQLVAEARQKAEGELAPKRLEIRRKYMAERYNYVLNFLEDILARVVREVKQNPEYYTSFISKRLEEAVRDMQSSSLIVHPCLGDSSNVERIIKERAAALSKLKPNLEVTLGEEIECNGGILVVSSDGKEYYNGTIEAKLAEVRERVFPELLNRILRRV; encoded by the coding sequence ATGAGTGCGAGTAAAAGCCTAATGGAGGTCATCATCGAGGAGCTTAGGACAGCGGCAGAAGAGGAGTACCGCAGGATTCTGAAGGAGGCAGAAGAGCAGGCACAGAAGATAGTTCAGGAGGCTACGCTTAAGGCCGATGAGATAAGAGCTCAGAGGGTCAAACAGCTAGTTGCCGAGGCACGCCAGAAAGCGGAGGGCGAGCTGGCGCCTAAAAGGCTCGAGATTAGGCGTAAGTACATGGCGGAGAGGTATAACTACGTCCTCAACTTTCTCGAGGACATTCTAGCCAGGGTAGTGCGCGAAGTGAAGCAGAATCCCGAGTACTACACTTCCTTCATATCTAAGAGATTAGAGGAGGCTGTACGGGACATGCAGTCGTCCAGCCTAATAGTCCACCCGTGCCTCGGCGACTCCTCAAACGTAGAGCGGATCATAAAGGAGAGAGCCGCTGCCCTCTCGAAACTTAAGCCAAACTTGGAGGTGACTCTAGGAGAAGAGATAGAGTGCAATGGAGGCATCCTCGTAGTATCCAGCGACGGGAAGGAGTACTATAACGGCACCATCGAAGCTAAACTAGCCGAAGTGCGAGAAAGAGTCTTCCCAGAGCTCCTGAACAGGATCCTCCGAAGAGTATAA
- a CDS encoding V-type ATP synthase subunit F, which translates to MSVVAIGATETVDPLRLLGFEIVKVSGKPSPDEIEAIVSKILENRVALVEGEIYSYVKDRLSQVMAVMKEPPLVVVIPSSEEVSTNRLEELYNKLSLAVGVRLKWVKKE; encoded by the coding sequence GTGAGTGTTGTTGCAATAGGTGCGACGGAGACTGTTGACCCCCTAAGGCTCCTGGGCTTCGAAATAGTTAAAGTGAGCGGTAAACCTAGCCCAGACGAAATCGAGGCCATCGTGTCAAAAATCCTGGAAAACAGGGTTGCGCTGGTTGAAGGTGAGATCTACTCGTACGTGAAAGACCGATTAAGCCAGGTAATGGCGGTCATGAAGGAGCCACCCCTAGTTGTAGTTATACCATCATCCGAGGAAGTGTCTACAAACCGGCTGGAAGAGTTATATAATAAGCTCTCATTAGCTGTAGGGGTGAGGCTGAAATGGGTCAAGAAGGAGTGA